AAGAACTGATCGCGGAGCTGATGCCCAAGATCCTGAATACCCAGTTATTCAAGGCCGTGCTGGACTCCAACGCTTCTGAGCATGGTGCCCGGATGACCTCCATGGATAAAGCTTCCGAGAATGCCAATGAAATGTTACGGAACCTGAAGCTTTCTTACAACCGGGCACGGCAGGCGGCAATTACCACAGAGCTTACCGAAATCGTAAGCGGAGCCGCGGCCTTACAGGGATAAGATACTTGTTCAATGTTTCAGGTTTAGGGTCGATGTTGTTTTACCCTTAACTTTAAACCCTGAACGTTAAACCTCGAAGTTTCTCATGGATATAACCGGATTGATCCCCCATATTGAAGCGCTGATCTTCGCAAGCGACAAGCCGCTTACCCCGCTGGAGCTGACAGACCTGCTGAACAGCGCATTTGGGTTTATGGAAGATAAGATCACACTGGACCAGGTGGAAGCGTCGATTGAAGGCGTTGTAGAAAAGTACAACTCGGAATTTTACCCGTTTGAAGTACGCGAGAGCGGTGGAGGCTGGCAATTCCTTACCAAAAAAGACTATCATAAAACCGTTGCCCAGATCAATGGTGATAAATTTATGAAACGCCTGTCGCCGGCAGCTTTGGAAACCTTATCGATCATTGCTTACAAGCAGCCAGTTACAAAGGGCGAAATCGAAGCTATCCGGGGAGTTAGTGCAGATTATGCCATTCAGAAATTGCTGGAAAAGGAACTGGTGATCATCAGTGGCCGTAACGAAAAGCTGCCCGGTCATCCTTTAGTATATTCTACATCAAAAACGTTCATGGATTATTTTGGGATCAATTCGGCTGAAGAGTTGCCCAAGATAAAGGAAGTGCTGGCAGAGCAGGAGATCTTACCAACCCCGGTTGATGAGGAAGGAAATGCCATTGCACCGGATGCCCCGGTTAATGAAGACGGCCATCCACTGGTGATTGCCGAAAACGGCGAACTGATCGAAGCCGCCGGAACGGATACCGCCGCCGATGCAGAGGCTGCAACGCTGCCGGAGACTCAGAGCGAAATAACAACTGAAGAAATAACCGAAGCGGCTGAGTCAGAAGCTCCAGTGCAGGAGAATGCCGATGATGCCGAAGCGGGATCTGAAGATCAAACAGAAGATACGAAGACGCCGGATGAAGAGTAACTGCTGCCCGGCCCATTATTTTTATGTAGCAGTAGTTTTACTGCTTTTTTTGTAAATACGATTATGAGCGAACAATTAACAAACGAACAGCTGATTCAGGTTGCGCAGGAATTCGGAACCCCTGTATATGTATACAATGCTGATAAAATTGAAGTGCAATACCAGCGTTTGCGCACTGCTTTTGAAGGCGGACGCGTTAAAATATTTTATGCGGCAAAGGCGCTGACCAACCTGAGTGTGCTTCGTTTTATTCATCAGCTGGGTGCAAATGTAGACTGTAGCTCTATCAACGAGGTAAAGCTGGCCCTGCAGGCCGGTTTTGAGCCTGCACGTGTACTCTATACCAGCAACGGTATCCATTTTTCGGAAATTGAGGAAGCGTTAAAGCTGGGCGTATTTGTAAACATAGACAGCCTGTATAATCTTCAGAAGCTGGGTGAAAAATACGGCGGCCAATATCCGGTAGGTGTACGGCTGCGCCCGAATATTATGGCTGGCGGCAATCTTAAAATATCCACAGGGCA
The sequence above is a segment of the Niabella agricola genome. Coding sequences within it:
- the scpB gene encoding SMC-Scp complex subunit ScpB — translated: MDITGLIPHIEALIFASDKPLTPLELTDLLNSAFGFMEDKITLDQVEASIEGVVEKYNSEFYPFEVRESGGGWQFLTKKDYHKTVAQINGDKFMKRLSPAALETLSIIAYKQPVTKGEIEAIRGVSADYAIQKLLEKELVIISGRNEKLPGHPLVYSTSKTFMDYFGINSAEELPKIKEVLAEQEILPTPVDEEGNAIAPDAPVNEDGHPLVIAENGELIEAAGTDTAADAEAATLPETQSEITTEEITEAAESEAPVQENADDAEAGSEDQTEDTKTPDEE